In a genomic window of Desulfobulbaceae bacterium:
- the cls gene encoding cardiolipin synthase, producing MNTNLQLIHEFWPHFLITAFTLLAMMMTAVHVVMLKRDFRAAVGWLGLIWFAPIFGVCLYWLFGINRIQRRAKKFSRERKALGIPSQDFVVSPHQIDTIFGQERSVSALCRLTEKVTMRPLLSGNAIAPLINGDQAYHEMITAIEGATISISLSTYIFANDSLGNKFRVALREAVLRGVDVRVLIDAVGARYSIPSIIGGLKRDGVRVSRFMKTLLPWRFRYLNLRNHRKIMVVDGIIGFTGGINITEFCVTANNKNYTVQDIHFKIQGHVVAELQQVFVEDWLFNAGENLQGPAWFPVSETQGDVIARGISDGPDEDFDKLRFVMMGAIAGARSSIRIATPYFVPDNEMITALQIAALRGVKVQILLPGKTNLRMVKWASDASLVELVRSGCEVLYTAAPFDHSKLMVMDGEWVLLGSANWDARSLLLNFEFNVECYNTKLARTVEGILDTKGVNSTRPTLRELEGRGFFVILRNRFFKLFTPYL from the coding sequence ATGAATACGAATTTGCAGTTGATTCATGAGTTCTGGCCTCATTTTTTAATAACTGCGTTTACGCTTCTGGCTATGATGATGACTGCAGTTCATGTAGTTATGCTGAAGCGTGACTTTCGGGCGGCTGTTGGCTGGTTGGGTCTGATCTGGTTTGCCCCGATATTTGGTGTATGTTTGTACTGGTTATTTGGAATAAACAGAATACAGCGTCGGGCCAAGAAATTTTCCAGAGAGAGGAAGGCGCTGGGAATTCCTTCACAGGATTTTGTTGTTTCTCCGCATCAGATTGATACTATTTTTGGTCAGGAACGTTCCGTAAGTGCGCTCTGCCGTTTAACCGAAAAGGTGACTATGCGGCCGCTTTTGAGCGGTAATGCAATTGCCCCCCTCATTAACGGTGATCAGGCGTATCACGAAATGATAACAGCTATCGAGGGCGCTACAATTTCAATTTCCCTGTCCACATATATTTTTGCTAATGACTCATTAGGCAATAAATTCAGAGTAGCTCTTAGAGAGGCTGTACTGCGAGGAGTTGATGTTAGGGTGTTGATTGATGCTGTAGGGGCTCGGTATTCAATTCCATCCATCATTGGTGGGCTTAAGAGAGACGGTGTTCGCGTTTCCAGATTTATGAAAACACTGCTGCCATGGAGGTTTCGATATCTCAACCTGCGTAATCACAGAAAGATAATGGTGGTAGATGGAATTATCGGCTTTACCGGTGGGATAAATATTACAGAATTCTGTGTTACTGCAAACAATAAAAACTACACTGTTCAGGATATTCACTTTAAGATTCAGGGGCATGTGGTTGCTGAACTACAGCAGGTCTTTGTCGAAGACTGGCTGTTTAACGCCGGAGAAAATCTCCAGGGTCCTGCCTGGTTCCCCGTTTCTGAGACCCAAGGCGATGTGATTGCCCGTGGAATATCAGACGGCCCTGATGAAGATTTTGATAAGCTCAGATTTGTAATGATGGGGGCAATTGCGGGTGCCCGTTCTTCAATAAGGATTGCTACACCATATTTTGTGCCGGACAACGAAATGATCACGGCCCTGCAGATTGCTGCACTGCGGGGTGTAAAGGTCCAAATTCTACTTCCCGGCAAAACAAATCTTCGCATGGTTAAATGGGCCTCAGATGCGTCTCTCGTGGAACTGGTTCGATCTGGTTGCGAGGTGCTTTATACTGCTGCCCCGTTTGATCACTCAAAGCTAATGGTAATGGATGGTGAGTGGGTGTTGCTCGGTTCGGCGAACTGGGATGCCAGAAGTCTGCTGCTCAACTTTGAGTTCAATGTTGAATGTTATAATACAAAGCTTGCCCGGACAGTGGAGGGTATTCTCGATACCAAAGGAGTTAACTCTACAAGACCAACTCTTCGGGAGCTTGAGGGGAGAGGATTTTTCGTAATATTGAGAAATCGGTTTTTTAAACTGTTTACACCATATCTTTAA
- a CDS encoding SAP domain-containing protein has protein sequence MKMTEIKTIAKNIGVAPGKLKKNELIHAIQSKEGNVACFQTGITICDQYQCCWRGDCLPE, from the coding sequence ATGAAAATGACAGAGATTAAAACAATAGCCAAAAATATTGGTGTAGCACCGGGCAAATTAAAAAAGAATGAACTGATCCACGCCATTCAGAGCAAGGAAGGCAATGTCGCCTGTTTTCAAACCGGGATAACTATTTGTGATCAATACCAATGCTGTTGGCGAGGCGATTGTTTACCCGAATAA
- a CDS encoding endonuclease/exonuclease/phosphatase family protein, translating to MNLRILSYNMHRAIGLDRRFRLERIIRILDHYDADIVLLQEVDVGVPRSQRLNLGDEIAKQLKYPYHAIGLNVKLRNGMYGNATLSRFPIVDERNIDLTIGFRKSRGCLFTRLELPEAKSGWGALGLAVFNLHLGLVARERLQQLELLFSSTEFLKTTSSAPCLVAGDFNDWRTVLTPIFIDRHSFKCATDHGSHSRKPMLTFPSFAPAVGLDKIFCRGEIESLHSWRCRLMVSKVASDHLPVIADLQLLINGEHPSAK from the coding sequence ATGAATTTAAGGATTTTGAGCTACAATATGCACCGTGCGATTGGCCTTGACAGGCGTTTTCGCTTAGAGCGCATCATCCGGATACTTGACCATTACGACGCTGATATTGTCCTTTTGCAGGAGGTTGATGTGGGTGTTCCCAGGTCACAAAGGCTAAATCTTGGCGATGAAATTGCCAAACAGCTCAAATATCCATACCATGCGATCGGCCTGAACGTCAAACTACGGAATGGAATGTACGGGAATGCAACCTTGAGTCGATTTCCAATTGTTGATGAAAGAAATATTGATCTGACAATTGGCTTCCGGAAGTCTCGCGGATGCCTGTTTACCAGACTGGAGCTGCCAGAGGCAAAAAGTGGCTGGGGGGCATTGGGACTGGCTGTCTTCAATTTGCACCTTGGTCTTGTTGCCCGGGAAAGGTTGCAGCAGTTGGAACTTTTATTCAGTTCCACTGAGTTTTTAAAAACGACATCTTCCGCACCGTGTCTGGTTGCCGGAGATTTCAATGACTGGAGGACAGTATTAACACCGATTTTTATCGATCGGCACTCTTTTAAATGTGCCACCGACCATGGGAGCCATAGCCGAAAACCCATGCTGACCTTCCCCTCTTTTGCTCCAGCAGTGGGGCTGGACAAAATTTTTTGCCGTGGTGAAATAGAGTCCCTCCATAGTTGGCGATGCCGTCTTATGGTCTCTAAAGTGGCAAGTGATCATTTGCCTGTTATTGCTGACCTTCAGTTACTGATTAACGGTGAACATCCATCGGCAAAATAG
- the ccsA gene encoding cytochrome c biogenesis protein CcsA translates to MDFVEITGQIALYGNPVIYGLFLIGILAGLLGTTNIFSKSPVGTAYSRYLLYSSNILFLLGFGLICWLHYRIYTELPLLLPESLSGWINKQITSMNSQAAYSFALYDANSPPRYAIPLWIENEKYFFWFMCYSAMAQAAFNRLKNHRIQGALLLFLAAQILIIFFVTNPFVDPLPQFFAEITPWFQKGLAPMEQFGLFMKLYPKMIFYYNASYMWLHPPMLFLSYAAITITFITSSFMLINRELEVEILGYDFAKFGYFMLTLGMLLGYPWALKAWGPNWWWDPKICSSIMMWAIYSTYLHTRLYANKKSMWYFTSILGILCFLAMLFTFVSSFFFPGEHTFQ, encoded by the coding sequence ATGGATTTTGTGGAAATTACCGGTCAAATTGCACTTTATGGCAACCCTGTCATTTATGGCTTGTTCTTAATAGGTATTCTTGCCGGCTTATTGGGCACTACCAATATTTTCAGTAAATCGCCTGTCGGAACGGCCTATAGTCGTTATCTGCTTTACAGTTCCAACATCCTCTTCCTCCTTGGATTTGGACTGATCTGCTGGCTGCATTACCGAATTTATACGGAACTCCCTCTGCTTCTTCCTGAGTCGTTGTCGGGATGGATTAATAAGCAGATTACGTCCATGAACAGTCAGGCCGCCTATAGTTTTGCCCTTTATGATGCCAACAGTCCTCCTCGATATGCGATCCCGTTATGGATTGAAAACGAAAAATATTTCTTCTGGTTTATGTGCTACTCAGCAATGGCTCAAGCCGCCTTTAATCGTCTCAAGAATCACCGGATTCAAGGGGCTTTGCTGCTGTTCTTGGCTGCTCAGATTCTGATAATCTTTTTTGTGACGAATCCATTTGTTGATCCATTACCACAGTTTTTTGCTGAAATCACACCATGGTTTCAAAAGGGTTTGGCACCGATGGAACAATTTGGTCTGTTCATGAAGCTCTATCCTAAAATGATATTTTACTATAATGCCAGTTATATGTGGCTTCACCCCCCAATGCTATTTTTGTCATATGCAGCCATAACTATAACCTTTATCACCTCATCGTTTATGCTGATTAACAGGGAGCTTGAGGTCGAAATTCTAGGGTACGATTTTGCTAAGTTTGGCTATTTTATGCTGACTTTGGGAATGCTTCTCGGATATCCCTGGGCTCTAAAGGCTTGGGGGCCAAACTGGTGGTGGGATCCCAAAATATGCAGTTCAATTATGATGTGGGCTATATACAGCACCTATCTGCATACTCGGTTATATGCTAACAAAAAAAGTATGTGGTATTTTACCTCAATTCTTGGGATCTTATGTTTTTTAGCGATGCTATTTACTTTTGTAAGCTCATTCTTTTTCCCAGGTGAACACACATTTCAGTGA
- a CDS encoding PilZ domain-containing protein: protein MTDQERRRAIRRQCDNHWIDVVIQNAHNPSACGPELKVRVENICDTGMCLISSSPFELGQVLSFSADDLPCQGTVVWTCQSKVECKAGVQFS from the coding sequence ATGACAGATCAAGAACGACGAAGAGCTATCAGGCGCCAGTGCGATAACCACTGGATTGACGTTGTGATTCAAAACGCCCATAATCCATCAGCCTGCGGACCTGAACTGAAAGTTAGAGTTGAAAATATCTGTGACACCGGGATGTGTTTGATATCTTCCTCACCATTTGAGTTGGGGCAGGTACTCTCTTTTTCAGCTGACGACCTCCCCTGTCAGGGTACTGTTGTCTGGACATGCCAGTCGAAGGTTGAATGTAAGGCTGGTGTACAGTTTTCGTAA